In the Atribacterota bacterium genome, CAGGTATACCAGTAGCTAATGTTACCTGAAAATCAAATAATTCCTCTCCGTTTTTCGGATTATACTCAGCATTGCCACGGACATTTATGACATGAGCAGCAACATTTCTGGAAGTATCAGGATATTTTTTAAGATAGTCGATTACATAGTCCTTACCATGATATCCTAAACTTCTCATAGTCCAGTCCATCTCTTTTTGGGAATGAAAAAATTTAATATGGGGTGCATAGATGATAATTTCTCCTTCCCTTGCCATTACACCTGGATACTGTAATTTATAGGAGCCCTTTCCCGCAGTCCAGACTTCATCATAACAGAGATCCATTACCTGAACAGCCTGTTCAAGAGGTTCCTCTATATAGACAATATGTATTTTTGAACTGGCCTCTGCAGTAGCTTCGTAGGCTTTAATAAAACCCTCAAAACCTATCCCTGTATACAAACCCTTTGGAATAATAATGCTTTCCTGCCCTTCCTCAAATAGCATATTAAAGGAAACAACCGGGGCTTTGATAGCCTCAAAAATATAAGAAGATCCTTTATTTATAACCTTCCTGGCAGGATTATCCACTGACCCAATAATGCTTGGGATACCAACCAGCACTGCAGCCCAGTGTAATAGATCAATAACAGTCGGCCCGGATATACCGGGAAAAAATATTTTTAATCCCCCTGAATAACCTGCAGACTCGTGAGGCGAAGTTCCGGATAAGGTTACAATTAAATCATAATTATCCAGAATAAGTTTATTTACTACAACCGGAATTGATTGGTTTAATTCTCCCTTAGTCTGTTCAGATACAAAGGAAGAATCAATTTCTCCAACTGTGGATAGATCCTCTTGCTGGTCAAAATGATGATTATATAAATTATGAAAAACTATGTCATCTTTATCTATTAACCCCAGTTTAATCTTTATTTCCTGTTCAGACATCTTTCGATGTGTACCACCGGCATTAAGACTATCAATCCTTTTTAGGTGTTTATTTTTCAATTCCCGATAAATTATCGGTACTAATCTATCTGTAAAATCAGTCCTGGTATAATCAGGGTGAATTATTAAAGCCTTATTTATTTTTGAAAAATCTTTTAGTGCTTCCCTGACCATATCTTCCAACTGTACATCAGTCAATTCACCCTGAAGATTTTCTATTGATAACATACTATCCCCCTATTGAAGTGATGAGTGATGAGTAATAAGTAATAAGTAATAAACTCTGGATACATCTGCTTAATATTATCTCTTCAAAGAATATATCAATCCATTTAACAATTTTTGTATCAATTTAACAGCATTTAATAGAGAATCTAAATCATTTAAATACCCTAACCTGCTGGCAATAATTATTTGCATTTCGAGTTCAGCTAATGAACCTAAGGCAATATACAAAAATTTAATAAATTCTTTTTTAGAACTTCTAGCAGCCCCCTCAGCAATATTTGAAGGTACAGAAACTGCCGATCTTCTTATTTGATTTGTTAACCCATAAATTTCTTTATTGGGAAAAGATTCAGTTATTCTGTAAATATTATCTACTAAATCTACACTTTTATTCCAAACTTTAAGATCTCTATGGTTCCTTATTTTTTTGTCCATTTCTTGTCATTCTTGCTGTATAGCTATCTGTATTTTTTTAATACTACCTATTACTAATTACTTTAATATTTGCTCATTACTCTTTACTAATTACTTATTACTCTTTAGTTCCATTCTTCTTCCGGACGACCTTGAAGCATCCATTGAGTATGGAATTCCTTCCATTTATTATCCTGGTTTAAAATAATTTCCGGATTGTTAATACCTTTTAGTTTAAAATAGCCGTGTGCCCCAAAATAATCTCTTTGAATAGCTGCAAGCTGAGCTGAAACCATAATTGGACTGCCTAACTGTAAAATATAATCAAAGGAACCATCCATTGCAGGTACAGGTACTCCTGCTTTATGGGCAATCTCGATAAAGCGGTTTAACTTAGCAAAATTATTCTGGACCACTTCCAGAAAACGTGGTGCTACCAGCAAACTTAGTAAATCAGGATTGTCCTTATAAGCCTTGGTAATCTCATCTAAAAATTGTGCCCTGATTATGCATCCGGCACGCCATCCTTCAACAATATTTTTCAGGTTCAGATTAAATTTATATTCTTCTGATGCTGCCTGTAATAAAGCCATCCCCTGTGCATAAGAAGAAAGTTTCGACAGGTAAAGTGCATCATGGGCAATCTGGATTATTTCTTTCTTATTAATGTTGATATTTTTTTCTCCATATGAAGACAATGTCCGGGAAAGCTGAAGTCTTTGGTCTTTATTTTGAGACATCTCTCTGGAGAAAACAGCAGCAGTAATAGTTGGAATGGGAACTAACAGCTCTAATGCACTCTGGACCGTCCAGGTGCCTGTTCCCTTCATCCTTGTTATATCTGCCACTACATCAATAAGCGAATGATTACCGTTTTTCCCTTTTTCTTTCATGCTATCCGCAGTAATCTCAATCAAATAGGAACTTAAAACATCATCATAACTATTCCATTTTTCTACAATTTCACCAATCTCTTCAGAACTCAAACCAAAGGCCTTTTTTAAAGTCCAGACACATTCGCCAATTAACTGCATATCTCCATATTCAATCCCATTATGTACCATCTTAACATAATGACCTGCACCATGTGGCCCTATATAGGATACACACGGTTTATCATCATGAGCCTTTGCAGAAATTTTTTCAAACAAGTCTTGCATCAGTTTGTAGGCTTCTTCCTGACCACCGGGCATAATTGCAGGACCTTTTAATGCCCCTTCTTCTCCCCCTGATATTCNNNNNNNNNNNNNNNNNNNNNNNNNNNNNNNNNNNNNNNNNNNNNNNNNNNNNNNNNNNNNNNNNNNNNNNNNNNNNNNNNNNNNNNNNNNNNNNNNNNNGGTTTATCATCATGAGCCTTTGCAGAAATTTTTTCAAACAAGTCTTGCATCAGTTTGTAGGCTTCTTCCTGACCACCGGGCATAATTGCAGGACCTTTTAATGCCCCTTCTTCTCCCCCTGATATTCCGGTTCCAATATATAAAAACCCTTTCTCTTGTAAATATTTATTACGGCGGATAGTATCTTTAAAAAAGGAATTTCCGCCATCAATAATCAAGTCACCTTTATCCATTAATGGAATAAGTTTTTCAATAAAATCATCTACCGGCTGGCCGGCTTTAACTAAAAGTATTATTCTTCGCGGTCTCTCAAGTACCTCCATGAATTCTTCTAAAGTGTATGCCGGTTTAATTTTCTTGCCTTTTGCCTGGCTCTGTGCAAAATCCTTTGTTTTGGAAGAGGTTCGATTATAAGCAGCCACAGAATATCCTTTGCTTTCCATATTTAAAATCAGATTTTGGCCCATAACGCCTAATCCAACTAATCCTATCTGTGCTTTTTCCATTTAATTTCCTCCTTTATGTAAGTTTTTCGTTTATAGTTTTCAGTTTTTAGTCTAAAATACTATTTTGTAACGGGTATGCAATATTCAGCTTAAAACTTGAATAATCTATGCCCTATATGGTATAAAGCTTAAAACAATATAAGTAAAATACAACAATTTCTTTTTTACCATATTACATTGTTTAATATTTTTATATATATTAATCGCTTTATGTATATTTTTGCTTGCTACTCATCACTCATTACTAATCACTCATTCATTTCAAACATTCGGGCATATTAGTATGTGACTGCTTCAGTCGCTTCGCTCCATCATAGTGACAAAGATGTTTTATATTCTCACAGGAATTTCTATCTACACGGATTTTTCGCTTATTACTCATTACTGATTACTCATCACTGTATTTTGGACTCGATACCCAATATATATGATAAAATATTACTTTTTTATAGTTAGGTCT is a window encoding:
- a CDS encoding lactate racemase domain-containing protein, which gives rise to MLSIENLQGELTDVQLEDMVREALKDFSKINKALIIHPDYTRTDFTDRLVPIIYRELKNKHLKRIDSLNAGGTHRKMSEQEIKIKLGLIDKDDIVFHNLYNHHFDQQEDLSTVGEIDSSFVSEQTKGELNQSIPVVVNKLILDNYDLIVTLSGTSPHESAGYSGGLKIFFPGISGPTVIDLLHWAAVLVGIPSIIGSVDNPARKVINKGSSYIFEAIKAPVVSFNMLFEEGQESIIIPKGLYTGIGFEGFIKAYEATAEASSKIHIVYIEEPLEQAVQVMDLCYDEVWTAGKGSYKLQYPGVMAREGEIIIYAPHIKFFHSQKEMDWTMRSLGYHGKDYVIDYLKKYPDTSRNVAAHVINVRGNAEYNPKNGEELFDFQVTLATGIPEDVCQRVGLGYRDPATIQKEDFEGPHKLWIEHGGKYLYKLKN
- a CDS encoding four helix bundle protein, with protein sequence MDKKIRNHRDLKVWNKSVDLVDNIYRITESFPNKEIYGLTNQIRRSAVSVPSNIAEGAARSSKKEFIKFLYIALGSLAELEMQIIIASRLGYLNDLDSLLNAVKLIQKLLNGLIYSLKR
- a CDS encoding NAD(P)-binding domain-containing protein → ISGGEEGALKGPAIMPGGQEEAYKLMQDLFEKISAKAHDDKPCVSYIGPHGAGHYVKMVHNGIEYGDMQLIGECVWTLKKAFGLSSEEIGEIVEKWNSYDDVLSSYLIEITADSMKEKGKNGNHSLIDVVADITRMKGTGTWTVQSALELLVPIPTITAAVFSREMSQNKDQRLQLSRTLSSYGEKNININKKEIIQIAHDALYLSKLSSYAQGMALLQAASEEYKFNLNLKNIVEGWRAGCIIRAQFLDEITKAYKDNPDLLSLLVAPRFLEVVQNNFAKLNRFIEIAHKAGVPVPAMDGSFDYILQLGSPIMVSAQLAAIQRDYFGAHGYFKLKGINNPEIILNQDNKWKEFHTQWMLQGRPEEEWN
- a CDS encoding NAD(P)-binding domain-containing protein, with the translated sequence MEKAQIGLVGLGVMGQNLILNMESKGYSVAAYNRTSSKTKDFAQSQAKGKKIKPAYTLEEFMEVLERPRRIILLVKAGQPVDDFIEKLIPLMDKGDLIIDGGNSFFKDTIRRNKYLQEKGFLYIGTGISGGEEGALKGPAIMPGGQEEAYKLMQDLFEKISAKAHDDKP